One window of Treponema denticola genomic DNA carries:
- the trpS gene encoding tryptophan--tRNA ligase has product MKNIILTGDRPTGKLHIGHYVGSLKNRVALQNSGKYDEIYIMIADAQATTDNADNLEKVRASVIEVALDYLACGIDPQKSTILVQTQIPELCELTFYYMNLVTLARLERNPTVKNEIKLRGFNTGANAGGNTGIPVGFLTYPISQAADITAFLANTVPVGEDQMPMIEQTREIVRSFNSLYGETLVEPKELLPANKTCGRLPGTDGKAKMSKSLGNCIYISDSPEEIKKKVMGMFTDPNHLRVEDPGKVEGNPVFTYLDAFARNEHFSEFWSDYSCLNEVKEHYRKGGLGDVKIKKFLNNILQEELRPLREKREAFQKDLPSVYQILIEGTKKAREKAAATTHSVRSAMKINYFEGM; this is encoded by the coding sequence ATGAAAAACATTATTTTGACCGGGGATAGACCCACAGGAAAACTTCATATCGGGCACTATGTAGGCTCTTTAAAAAACAGGGTAGCTTTGCAGAATTCGGGTAAATACGACGAAATTTATATTATGATTGCCGATGCGCAGGCTACAACCGACAATGCGGATAATCTTGAAAAAGTGCGTGCAAGCGTTATCGAAGTGGCTTTGGATTATCTTGCCTGCGGAATAGACCCTCAAAAATCGACAATCCTCGTGCAGACTCAAATACCGGAACTTTGCGAGCTTACATTTTATTATATGAATCTCGTTACCCTGGCCCGTCTTGAACGGAACCCTACGGTAAAAAATGAGATTAAGCTGAGAGGCTTTAACACCGGTGCCAACGCCGGCGGAAACACCGGTATCCCTGTAGGATTTTTAACCTACCCTATAAGTCAGGCTGCCGATATTACGGCTTTTTTGGCAAATACGGTTCCTGTAGGCGAAGACCAGATGCCCATGATTGAGCAAACGCGCGAGATAGTCCGCTCCTTTAATTCTCTTTACGGGGAAACCTTGGTAGAGCCCAAGGAGCTTTTACCTGCAAACAAAACATGCGGACGGCTTCCCGGAACCGACGGAAAGGCTAAAATGAGTAAGTCGCTCGGCAACTGTATTTATATTTCGGACAGCCCCGAAGAAATCAAAAAGAAGGTAATGGGAATGTTTACGGACCCGAATCACCTCCGTGTTGAAGATCCGGGGAAGGTTGAAGGGAATCCGGTATTTACCTATCTTGATGCCTTTGCCCGAAATGAGCACTTCTCTGAGTTTTGGAGCGATTATTCATGCTTGAATGAGGTTAAGGAGCATTACCGAAAAGGCGGTCTAGGCGATGTAAAAATTAAAAAATTTTTGAACAATATTTTACAGGAAGAACTTAGGCCACTCAGGGAAAAAAGAGAGGCCTTTCAAAAAGACCTCCCTTCCGTTTATCAAATACTGATTGAAGGCACCAAAAAAGCAAGGGAAAAAGCCGCAGCTACGACTCATTCTGTCCGCTCTGCAATGAAAATAAACTATTTTGAAGGAATGTGA
- a CDS encoding chemotaxis protein CheW — protein MANAGGLNKKAKVENDDLLKLVTFQLGEELYGVEIMDVDQIVRVQDVRPIPNAPYYVEGIFNLRSEIIPVISLHKRFHIKKASLDEGDEFLGGFIIIKVENNKIGIIIDRVARVVDVKKEEIQPPPQMIAGIGAEYINGVVRRDPGYLIILDIHRLFNPKELQKITNL, from the coding sequence ATGGCAAATGCAGGAGGCCTTAATAAAAAGGCCAAGGTCGAAAATGATGACCTTTTAAAATTAGTTACATTCCAACTCGGAGAAGAACTTTACGGTGTAGAAATTATGGACGTTGACCAAATAGTCAGGGTTCAAGATGTAAGGCCTATTCCGAATGCTCCGTATTATGTTGAAGGAATTTTTAACCTACGAAGCGAAATTATTCCGGTAATAAGTCTTCACAAGAGATTTCACATAAAAAAGGCTTCTTTAGATGAAGGCGATGAGTTTTTGGGCGGTTTTATAATAATAAAGGTTGAAAACAACAAAATCGGTATTATAATCGATAGAGTAGCCCGTGTTGTTGATGTAAAAAAAGAAGAAATACAGCCTCCGCCCCAAATGATTGCAGGTATCGGGGCCGAGTACATTAACGGCGTTGTCCGCCGAGATCCCGGTTACCTAATAATTTTGGATATTCACAGGCTCTTTAATCCGAAAGAATTACAGAAAATTACGAATTTATAA
- a CDS encoding DegT/DnrJ/EryC1/StrS family aminotransferase: protein MKIPVYSSTIRRSEMDAVLTCMVEEKIGPGEMNQKLIKQVCETFQTAGAAAFRSPAIALNYALKALNLENGSSVIISSLAPSWQYVELNRQGYKPIVLDVEADSVFPSFESIENAVQAGGRVLVLHETLGFLPDIEKILSLNIPVIEDISQSAGAAYKEKYAGSMGVFSILGLEEKDILTGGGGAVLLAPERRNAIVLKKLYDESPLTDQLPDINASLAFVQLKQMAKNMEQRKEMHESYIRSLMQGKHKTIAQKEDTVNPVYSFPVILNSGVSDVQKYAAKKDIDIELAFKNSTVEYLKESQESFINASSLLLRCVLFPLYPRLGAKKSSEIARVLATLP from the coding sequence ATGAAAATACCCGTTTACAGTTCCACTATAAGACGCTCCGAAATGGATGCTGTTCTTACATGTATGGTCGAGGAAAAAATAGGCCCCGGCGAGATGAACCAAAAGCTTATCAAGCAGGTTTGCGAAACATTTCAAACAGCCGGAGCCGCTGCATTTAGAAGCCCGGCCATAGCTTTAAACTATGCTTTAAAAGCCTTAAACCTTGAAAACGGTTCATCGGTTATTATCTCAAGCCTTGCACCCTCGTGGCAATATGTAGAATTAAACCGCCAAGGGTATAAACCGATTGTGCTTGATGTAGAAGCAGATTCCGTTTTTCCTTCTTTTGAGAGCATTGAAAATGCGGTTCAAGCAGGCGGAAGAGTTCTTGTCTTACATGAAACCTTGGGCTTTTTACCTGATATCGAAAAGATATTAAGCTTAAACATTCCCGTAATAGAGGATATTTCTCAAAGTGCAGGAGCTGCCTACAAGGAAAAATATGCCGGCAGTATGGGAGTCTTTTCGATTTTGGGACTGGAAGAAAAGGATATTCTAACAGGCGGAGGAGGTGCCGTATTACTTGCTCCCGAAAGGCGGAATGCAATAGTTTTAAAAAAACTTTATGACGAATCCCCTCTTACAGACCAATTGCCCGACATAAATGCGTCCTTGGCCTTTGTTCAGTTGAAGCAGATGGCCAAAAACATGGAGCAGCGTAAGGAAATGCATGAGTCCTATATCCGCTCTTTAATGCAAGGAAAACATAAAACGATAGCTCAAAAAGAAGACACGGTAAATCCGGTTTATTCTTTCCCGGTTATTTTAAATTCGGGAGTTTCGGATGTGCAAAAATATGCGGCAAAAAAGGATATAGACATAGAGCTTGCTTTTAAAAATTCTACCGTCGAATACTTAAAAGAAAGTCAAGAAAGTTTTATAAATGCATCTTCTCTTTTATTAAGATGTGTTCTTTTTCCTCTTTATCCGCGATTAGGTGCAAAAAAGTCGTCAGAGATTGCAAGAGTTTTAGCTACCCTGCCCTAA